CTGAAATTCTCAACGATCATTGATGAAGTAAACAGTGAAGCAAGCGTGATCCCTACTAACGGTGCCAGGAATACTAGGGATAGAAGCGCAGATGTGGGATCCACGTAAGGGAGGACAAGGCCGAGGAGGAATCCTACAGGGAAAACCGTCCTGTCAAACCCTCTCCCTGCTAGGATCTCGCTTCTGGAAAACACTATCAACCCCATCAAGCTGAAAATACCGAGGATCCCGTAGTCTATGACAGGGTTAAATCTCCGAGAGAATATTTCCGCGTAACCCGTTAACAACCCTGTTTTCAACAAATATATTGATAGAAGGGTTGAAAAGATCGCGAGGAACAATGCCGCGAAGAATTTAACGCTTGCTTTCTCAAAGCTCTTATAGGATAATCCTGCAAGTATAATGGGGGCTCCAAGCCAGATAATCCCCAGCATACATATGCTTGCCAAGTAGCTTGTCCCAAGGAAGAGTACTGGGATAGCATAGGCTGCTAACCAGGCTGTTAAACCATGAATGCAGAGTGAAGGCTCCTTCTCATAAAGAAGCGCTAATAGAAATGCAACGCCAGTAACCACTGACAACGCCCATGAGCCAGGGTAGAGCGTTAGCGCAAGCCCGTAGACGGCGGTCACGGCGATAAGAATTATCTTCCTCCTCGTGGACAAGTATAGGGCTGTAAGCGCTACAGCCAGCAATCCTGTGAACACCCAGGCTGGGAACCCGTAGTTGCTGGGCTTAAACCAGTATATGAAAACCGGGGACGTGGAGAGGAGCAGTGTTGAAAACCCCGCGATGAAAGCATCCTTGAAAACCAGGAAATAAAGAAGGAATGCTGATAGGAGGAGGGACATCCCGCCTATCAATGCTAGTTCCATGGGCTGAATCCTTAAGGCGTTGACAGCGTAGTACACTGTTTTCAACACCCATGCGCAGGCATTGTGGAATGCCCCGCAATAATCTTCGAGACTACCCGAGGTCTTAGCGTAAGACACTATCCAGGCTGCAGCATCGTCTGGAATGTTCTGGTAAGCAGGGTTAAACATGAATGCAAGGTAAACATACAGTGTTGCAGAGACTATTAGCAAAGCAATGCCTGCGACAAACCTAGCGTTCATTCAACCACCATTTCTAACTGCTTACTTTATTCACAGGTCTGTCAAGTAATAAAGATTTTTATTCAAAGCAGGAGATACTTGGAACCGTGGAGATGTTGATGAAGGATCGCTTTAGAAAAGAGCTGTACTCGCATCTCGTCGAATACGATGTCGTACTAGATAAGGCGAGAAAATACTCCCTCATACTCGCAGGAGTATCCACCGTTGCTGTGCTAGGGAACTGGGTCTACAACATCATGAACCTCCAGTACTTCAACCCGAACAGTGCCACACAGCTAATAGCGATTTCAATACTGTACTCATCACTAATCCTGTTCTCCGCAGCAATCGGCTTCATACTGCCACACTTCTCAACCTATGTGAGGCCAAGGGTTTTCAAGGAGATGAAAGATGAGAGAATCCGGGTCCTGCTTCAAACATCCATGCTCATAATACTGTCAATCACTCTGGCTATAACCTTCTTCATAGCTTACAGCTTCTACGCGCAAGTTGTTTAAAACTAACCAACGTTATCTGAATACTCTACGATAGGGTGTTTCAACGTTACTAAGCAGTCTTGAAGAACCCCCTTAACCAACTGAGCCTGGGTAAGCAGGGCTATGTCGCCTTTACGGAAAACACTGTCGTCAAGCCTGCAGTCGCTTGTGAATAAAACCAAGTACTTGTTGCCGAGCACAATGTTTTTCGCGGACAGTATAGCCTGCTCAGCCTTAACCAGTCTCTTAGCAAGCTCCAGCACTTCTCTATCGAAGGATTCTGGCAATTCCTCACCTCCCAATACTGTTTTAACAACCCTCGTCCTCGACAACATTTCAGCGTCCTGCTCCAAGTTTGCAACCATGTCTCTAACAATGACCCTAGACCTGGCATCACCCACGTCTAACCCTAGAAACGCCTTCTCAACCAACCCCCTGACTTCTCCAATCCTGCTAGAAGGTATTACTTGAATGTTCCTGGAAAACATTTCATCTCTGATTAAACGTATCAACGGGCTACTCAAGCCTTAACCTCCAAGGATTTTATATTATATAAATGCGCCAAGCCCTTTAAAACCACATACAACGCGTCCTCTGCATCCAGTTCCATTTTAACCCCTTTGCGAAGATCAATCCTGTTTCCATATATTGGTAAGCCTGGAAAATCAACCAGCGGGGTTACCGAGATTTTCCCCTTGAACGGGGAGAGGTCCTTGTACGTGAAATCCATGAACTTAGAGACATCGCTTACTTCAACAATCTTCAACCCTGATTTACAGTTCAAGCTCCCAACGAACCTGGAAAGCCTTGACAAGTCCATGGTTACAACCTTATCTATCGACACGCAAACGCTTTGCAACATGATTGAGAGCTCGTCCACGCTTATAGTGAATACTTCCTCATTCCTCAACCTATCCTTCCGTAGGATACCGGCTTTCTCAGCCTCAAGCTTCACCCTTCTCCTCAACCCATACTCCACGTTGGAGAATACGACTCTTTCCTCCCTCTTAAACCGGTAGGTGGGGAAAACCCTTTCTTGGTCAAGGTTTTCACATGAAACATAGTCAGCAATCAGCCTTCTCTCTTCGCTGTTTAAAGTAAGCACTGACTCATCGGATACTCTAACGTGGAAGCCTCTGTTACCGGAGAAGAAGATTTTCACATCCTTAAAGCCCAGGTCGCTCGTTAATATGTCCTTGAGCTTGACAGCTTCTTCAAGAGCCCTCCTAACGCAATCCCATGATAACAGGGGGATTTCCAAAGGCTTGCCGCCGCTCTTGCACGAGTCAGGCTTAACATCGTAAACCTGGTTATCCTTGATGCAGACGTAGTATGATTCGCCGCAACCCTGGTACTTGTCAGCGTCGATATCGAATATCAGCTCCGAGCCCAGCCACCCCTTAGCCTCCATGGGCTGTGCTGAAGGGTTCTCGTAAAGTGCGGAGGAGTAGTAGAGGTGGAGAGGGGTCTTCTTACTCAAAATATACTCGTACAACCTGTCCATGTAGGCGAAAGAAAGATGTCTCAGGTAAGCCCCATCCTCAAGGCTTTCAAGAGCTATTTCCCTCTTATGAATCTCGGGAGGAGGTTGTAATGGACGCTTCTTGTAGTAGCTCCTTATAATGTTCCTTAAAACAATACTACTCTGATCTCGGAGCGACATAGAATGTCAGCTTGCCCTCTTGAGGTAAGCCGTACTCGAGTTTGATAGGTGCATCATTGCCAAGCTCTATGTAAACATACTCTGAAACCTGGGCGGCAGCCGTTATGTTGACCAGGTAGTCTACTGTGAAGCTGGAGGTAGAGTGTGAAGCTGCCTCGAACTCTAGAAGGGCGCCGCTCGCAACTGAAAGCTCCACCTCTGCCTCGGCAATATCGCCGGATGCTT
This region of Thermosphaera aggregans genomic DNA includes:
- a CDS encoding DNA primase small subunit domain-containing protein produces the protein MSLRDQSSIVLRNIIRSYYKKRPLQPPPEIHKREIALESLEDGAYLRHLSFAYMDRLYEYILSKKTPLHLYYSSALYENPSAQPMEAKGWLGSELIFDIDADKYQGCGESYYVCIKDNQVYDVKPDSCKSGGKPLEIPLLSWDCVRRALEEAVKLKDILTSDLGFKDVKIFFSGNRGFHVRVSDESVLTLNSEERRLIADYVSCENLDQERVFPTYRFKREERVVFSNVEYGLRRRVKLEAEKAGILRKDRLRNEEVFTISVDELSIMLQSVCVSIDKVVTMDLSRLSRFVGSLNCKSGLKIVEVSDVSKFMDFTYKDLSPFKGKISVTPLVDFPGLPIYGNRIDLRKGVKMELDAEDALYVVLKGLAHLYNIKSLEVKA